The Sulfurospirillum halorespirans DSM 13726 genome has a window encoding:
- a CDS encoding DNA-processing protein DprA: MIQTIDFHVPELEMMKVYPNPLFALGNLALLKRPKISIVGTRHPITYTKIYTQELAQKLSNAGVCIVSGGAQGVDGIAHQAAGISNTIMVAGTGLDIRYPALHVKLIEGIEKEGLVLSQFEAGQPSMKWNFPLRNELVVALGEVLIVTQADLKSGTMHSIEFALKMQKPIYVLPHRLGESEGTNWLLKQNLATPLHDVDSFVAQFGQSDLTCKDEFLNYCSTQPLYHEAVEKYADKVFEYECLGKIRVENGRIKRA; this comes from the coding sequence ATGATTCAAACGATAGACTTTCACGTCCCTGAATTGGAGATGATGAAAGTCTATCCCAATCCTCTTTTCGCTCTGGGCAATCTTGCCCTTCTCAAACGCCCTAAAATCTCCATCGTTGGCACACGCCACCCCATTACGTACACAAAAATTTACACCCAAGAACTGGCTCAAAAACTCTCCAATGCGGGTGTCTGCATCGTGAGCGGAGGTGCGCAAGGGGTTGATGGTATCGCGCACCAAGCAGCAGGCATTTCCAATACCATTATGGTCGCAGGAACGGGGTTAGATATTCGCTACCCTGCTTTACATGTAAAGCTGATTGAAGGTATCGAAAAAGAGGGGTTGGTGCTCAGTCAATTTGAAGCAGGACAGCCTTCAATGAAGTGGAATTTTCCGCTGCGCAACGAATTAGTCGTCGCCCTTGGTGAGGTACTGATTGTTACCCAAGCCGATCTTAAAAGTGGCACGATGCACAGCATCGAATTTGCGCTTAAAATGCAAAAGCCCATTTATGTCCTTCCGCACCGTTTGGGTGAGAGCGAAGGAACGAATTGGCTTTTGAAACAAAACTTAGCGACGCCACTGCATGACGTGGACTCGTTTGTTGCACAGTTTGGGCAGAGTGATCTTACATGTAAGGATGAATTTTTAAATTATTGCTCTACGCAACCGCTCTACCATGAAGCCGTGGAAAAATACGCGGATAAAGTATTTGAATATGAATGTTTAGGTAAAATTAGGGTTGAAAATGGGCGCATCAAGCGCGCGTAA
- a CDS encoding YbaK/EbsC family protein gives MALEKVKAYFRTQGMEERVIEFQASSATVELAAMALCCAPERIAKSLSFYAEEGAILIVVAGDAKVDNQKFKEQFNLKAKMLKAEDVEPLIGHGIGGVCPFGVNEKVHVYLDISLKRFDMVYPAAGSSNSAIALDLEALEVHSKALSWVDVCKNWQN, from the coding sequence ATGGCATTGGAAAAAGTCAAAGCTTATTTTAGAACGCAGGGGATGGAAGAGCGCGTCATTGAGTTTCAAGCATCCAGTGCAACGGTTGAACTTGCCGCTATGGCATTGTGTTGTGCGCCTGAGCGTATTGCTAAAAGTCTCTCGTTTTATGCAGAAGAAGGTGCTATACTCATCGTGGTTGCAGGCGATGCAAAAGTGGATAATCAAAAATTTAAAGAGCAGTTTAACCTCAAAGCCAAGATGCTTAAAGCAGAAGATGTTGAGCCCCTTATCGGGCATGGCATCGGGGGCGTGTGCCCTTTTGGGGTTAATGAAAAAGTACATGTTTATCTCGATATTTCGCTCAAACGCTTTGATATGGTCTATCCTGCCGCAGGAAGTTCTAACAGTGCAATTGCATTAGATTTAGAAGCTTTAGAAGTGCATTCCAAAGCCTTGAGCTGGGTGGATGTCTGTAAAAACTGGCAGAATTAG
- a CDS encoding sulfite exporter TauE/SafE family protein produces MGFEWIVAFLVLGLVVGFMAGLLGIGGGGIMVPMLTSIFLAQGVPVEQVVHMALGTSMASIIFTSFASMRAHHKKGAVMWNVVKYMAGGVVIGTFAATFLATYMKSVQLAIFFAIFMAYVSIQMAIDKKPKPSRELSTPPSLFGAGSFIGIISALVSIGGGSLTVPYLVWQNVDLKRAIATSAAIGFPLSIAGTVGYVLNGMLHAEAGSDMMLGFVYLPAVVLISLVSYFTAPLGAKMAHTLPVGKLKKIFALLLMLLSIKMLSSVI; encoded by the coding sequence ATGGGTTTTGAATGGATTGTGGCTTTTTTAGTGCTAGGATTGGTCGTTGGGTTTATGGCGGGGCTTTTAGGAATTGGCGGAGGTGGCATTATGGTGCCTATGCTGACGTCGATTTTCTTGGCACAAGGCGTTCCTGTGGAGCAAGTGGTGCATATGGCACTTGGAACCTCGATGGCTTCCATCATCTTTACCTCGTTTGCGAGTATGCGCGCACACCATAAAAAAGGTGCGGTGATGTGGAATGTGGTCAAATACATGGCAGGCGGCGTCGTCATTGGAACCTTTGCAGCAACGTTCTTAGCCACCTACATGAAATCCGTGCAATTGGCGATCTTCTTTGCCATCTTTATGGCGTATGTTTCGATTCAAATGGCGATCGATAAAAAACCCAAACCGAGTCGCGAACTCTCCACGCCTCCATCGCTTTTTGGCGCAGGTTCGTTTATCGGCATCATTTCTGCATTGGTCTCCATCGGTGGAGGATCTCTCACTGTGCCCTATCTTGTGTGGCAAAATGTGGATCTTAAACGTGCGATTGCGACCTCTGCGGCGATTGGATTTCCTCTCTCCATCGCAGGAACTGTGGGCTACGTTCTCAATGGCATGCTACACGCTGAAGCAGGGTCTGATATGATGTTAGGGTTTGTCTATCTTCCAGCCGTTGTGCTGATCTCCCTCGTCAGTTACTTTACCGCTCCGTTGGGGGCGAAAATGGCGCATACCCTTCCTGTTGGCAAGCTCAAAAAGATTTTTGCGTTGCTTTTAATGCTTCTAAGCATCAAGATGCTCAGCTCCGTCATTTAG